The genomic region CCTTTTAATATCCTTTGTAGAAGCATCAGAATTTGGAACGATATATCTAATATATCCAAATATATTATTGCTATTCGAAAATCTTACCAATCCAAACTCTGCACCACTCGAGTTTGTATTTCCTTGAAAAGAATTTTGTAATTCGGTGTAATCATCAGAGATAAAGCTAAATCGATCTTCAGAAAAAAGAATATTATTGAAAAAATCTCCTGGATCTTCATATTTGCTCAAAAAGTTTATATACTCAGTATCATTGCCAAATCTATTATCGGCTAGATCGTTCACATCATCTTGCCAAAAATAATAGAGATTCATGCCCTGCCAAATATAGTCTTGAACTTCAAACTCGTTTATAGATAAAGGAGGGGTCACTTCTGTTTCACCATCATCATCATTACTGCAACTGTAGGTAAAGACCAATGCCAGTAAAAGCATCCATCTTAGTTTTAATAAATTTTTCATAGCTTGTTTTTAAAATTATAACCGGTTTACTACGAGGATAGGTCGTATAACCAACTAAAACCTATCAATTTGTGTGCCGATTATTCATTAGCGTTTACATTGTAATAATACTTACATTTATTTAAATAAAAAATTTATCCCGATAAATTTAATATTAAAACGGTAACCTTGTAACAAAATTTATTGTGGTTCGTCTAGAAGGTAGAGAGCAGTTTTTAAAGCTGCAAAACCAACTCAAAAAAAATGCAACAAACAGAGTTTTTAAATATTGTAACACCATTTAAAGATAAACTGTTTCGATTGGCCAAACGATTGTTAGTGTCTACCGAAGAGGCAGAAGATGCTACCCAAGAAGTGTTGTTAAAATTGTGGTCCAACAAAAAGAAAATGCACAATTATAAAAACATCGAAGCGTTTGCCATGACGATGACAAAAAATTATTGTTTCGATCGTTTAAAATCGAAACAAGCGGGTAATTTAAAATTAGTGCATACCAATTATGAAGATTCCAACACCTCTTTACAGAAAAAAGTAGAGGTAAACGACAGCCTCGATTGGATGCAAAAAATAATGAATACTTTACCAGAACAACAACGAATGGTGTTGCAATTAAGAGATGTAGAACAGTATGAGTATAAAGAAATTGAAGAAATGTTGGATATGAATCCGACTGCAATTCGAGTGACTTTATCGAGAGCCCGTAAAACCGTTCGCGAACAATTACTAAAAAAACACAGTTATGGCATCAGTAAATAAAGGAGATTTAGAAAATAAAAAGGTAAGAAGCATGTTTGGTAATTCTAAGGATGCACCTACACCATACACAGAAAAGGAAATAGAACAGCTGCTGGAAAAATATTTTGAAGGTGAAACTACAGTGGTAGAAGAAAAGGGATTGAAAAATTATTTTTCTAAAGATACTGTCGCGGCACATTTGCAAGAATACAAGCCTTTGTTTAATTATTTTTCTGTGGCCAAGGAAGAAAGAAGCACGCAAGACGTTCCATTAGAACCTAGAAAAAATAGAAAGTATTTACAATGGATTTCTGTTGCAGCCGTGGTTGCCATCGCCTTTGGTGTTTATTTTAATAGGCCTGTAAGTCCGCAAGTGGCGCTACAAGAAGAGTTTTCGCCCGAGGAAATCAAGTCTGCACAATTAGCTTTAGCTTTGTTTACAGATAATTTTAATAAAGGAACACAAGGCGCGGCTTATTTAAAAGAGTTTGAAAAAACGACCAATCGTTTTTCAACAAATTCATCATCTAAAAAATAACACTAACCTTTTTTGAAGAAGGTAAAAGAAAAAAAAACAATTTTAAAAAATAAGGAAATGAAAAAAATAATTTTAATACTAGCGTTGGCCATAGCGCCGCTTTTTTCCCAAGCACAGTCTATTTTTGATAAGTATGCTGAAAATAACGAGGTAACATTTGTGGCGTTACAGCCAAAAATGTTTCAAATGCTCAGTAAAATCAATATAGATACAGACGATCCCGATGCAGAGGCCGTGTTTGAACTGGTTAATAATATTACCAGTTTTAAGGTTATTACTACCGAAAACCCTAAAATAACCAAGGACATCGATGGTTGGGTTAGCAATCACTTAAAAAGTTCTTCTTTTGAAGAATTAATGCGTGTTCGCGATGGAGAATCCAATGTAAAATTCTACGTAAAAGAAGGAGCAGATGAAAACCATGTCAAGGAATTGCTCATGTTTGTTA from Galbibacter sp. BG1 harbors:
- a CDS encoding DUF4252 domain-containing protein is translated as MKKIILILALAIAPLFSQAQSIFDKYAENNEVTFVALQPKMFQMLSKINIDTDDPDAEAVFELVNNITSFKVITTENPKITKDIDGWVSNHLKSSSFEELMRVRDGESNVKFYVKEGADENHVKELLMFVTDLNYDELKFNGKKPETVLLSLTGNIDLRQISKLTSKMDLPGGDQLGKAGNKK
- a CDS encoding RNA polymerase sigma factor, which codes for MQQTEFLNIVTPFKDKLFRLAKRLLVSTEEAEDATQEVLLKLWSNKKKMHNYKNIEAFAMTMTKNYCFDRLKSKQAGNLKLVHTNYEDSNTSLQKKVEVNDSLDWMQKIMNTLPEQQRMVLQLRDVEQYEYKEIEEMLDMNPTAIRVTLSRARKTVREQLLKKHSYGISK